In Triticum urartu cultivar G1812 unplaced genomic scaffold, Tu2.1 TuUngrouped_contig_9288, whole genome shotgun sequence, one DNA window encodes the following:
- the LOC125532178 gene encoding protein lin-54-like isoform X1, with product MHPISYCASHILIAASSSSLAMMSQSQKCSCANRNCFHEGCACFTKEGVCSKDCKCRGKCENILDNEDTIAEKFAEHTKNKAPAAQTLHSGSVVAVLAPDTRAKPFPARKPGSAPRCSCPTSKCENGNCRCVRAVLPCCDRCKCKDCRNREKLQDLFPGSGIKGEVPASGPTTRGAAQAAKESAVGCKCQTKCASRCGCVKRNIKCSSKCKCKVCGNDYGSRFPNKSKAGAGGQGSIRSSSSAVESTGKRPKRVVMTVGLRHTYHPQDIPEHDASHLPYLPSSRHTRG from the exons ATGCATCCTATCTCATACTGTGCATCTCATATTCTCATTGCAGCTAGCTCCTCATCATTGGCCATGATGTCGCAATCGCAGAAGTGCTCGTGTGCTAACCGCAATTGCTTCCATGA GGGTTGTGCTTGTTTCACAAAGGAAGGGGTCTGCTCTAAGGACTGCAAGTGTCGTGGTAAGTGCGAGAACATCTTGGATAATGAAGACACGATCGCAGAGAAATTTGCTGAACACACCAAGAACAAAGCTCCTGCCGCTCAAACGCTTCACTCGGGCTCTGTTGTGGCGGTCCTCGCGCCGGATACCAGGGCTAAGCCATTCCCAGCACGAAAACCAGGGTCTGCGCCACGGTGCAGCTGTCCCACCTCCAAGTGCGAAAACGG GAACTGCAGATGTGTCAGGGCTGTCTTGCCTTGCTGTGACCGTTGCAAGTGCAAGGACTGCAGAAACCGGGAGAAGCTTCAGGATCTATTCCCGGGCAGCGGGATCAAGGGAGAGGTTCCTGCTTCAGGTCCGACCACTCGTGGGGCGGCACAG GCTGCCAAGGAGTCTGCTGTGGGGTGTAAATGCCAAACCAAATGCGCCAGTCGCTGCGGTTGCGTGAAGCGTAACATCAAGTGCTCCTCAAAGTGCAAGTGCAAAGTGTGCGGCAATGACTACGGGAGCAGATTTC CCAATAAGTCCAAGGCTGGAGCAGGGGGTCAAGGGAGTATTCGCAGCAGCAGTAGCGCCGTCGAATCGACAGGCAAACGGCCAAAACGCGTTGTAA TGACAGTAGGCTTGAGACATACTTACCATCCTCAAGACATACCAGAGCATGATGCAAGTCACCTTCCTTACTTACCATCCTCAAGACATACGAGAGGATGA
- the LOC125532178 gene encoding protein tesmin/TSO1-like CXC 2 isoform X2, which yields MMSQSQKCSCANRNCFHEGCACFTKEGVCSKDCKCRGKCENILDNEDTIAEKFAEHTKNKAPAAQTLHSGSVVAVLAPDTRAKPFPARKPGSAPRCSCPTSKCENGNCRCVRAVLPCCDRCKCKDCRNREKLQDLFPGSGIKGEVPASGPTTRGAAQAAKESAVGCKCQTKCASRCGCVKRNIKCSSKCKCKVCGNDYGSRFPNKSKAGAGGQGSIRSSSSAVESTGKRPKRV from the exons ATGATGTCGCAATCGCAGAAGTGCTCGTGTGCTAACCGCAATTGCTTCCATGA GGGTTGTGCTTGTTTCACAAAGGAAGGGGTCTGCTCTAAGGACTGCAAGTGTCGTGGTAAGTGCGAGAACATCTTGGATAATGAAGACACGATCGCAGAGAAATTTGCTGAACACACCAAGAACAAAGCTCCTGCCGCTCAAACGCTTCACTCGGGCTCTGTTGTGGCGGTCCTCGCGCCGGATACCAGGGCTAAGCCATTCCCAGCACGAAAACCAGGGTCTGCGCCACGGTGCAGCTGTCCCACCTCCAAGTGCGAAAACGG GAACTGCAGATGTGTCAGGGCTGTCTTGCCTTGCTGTGACCGTTGCAAGTGCAAGGACTGCAGAAACCGGGAGAAGCTTCAGGATCTATTCCCGGGCAGCGGGATCAAGGGAGAGGTTCCTGCTTCAGGTCCGACCACTCGTGGGGCGGCACAG GCTGCCAAGGAGTCTGCTGTGGGGTGTAAATGCCAAACCAAATGCGCCAGTCGCTGCGGTTGCGTGAAGCGTAACATCAAGTGCTCCTCAAAGTGCAAGTGCAAAGTGTGCGGCAATGACTACGGGAGCAGATTTC CCAATAAGTCCAAGGCTGGAGCAGGGGGTCAAGGGAGTATTCGCAGCAGCAGTAGCGCCGTCGAATCGACAGGCAAACGGCCAAAACGCGTT TGA